In Elusimicrobiota bacterium, a genomic segment contains:
- a CDS encoding M48 family metallopeptidase has protein sequence MGAPPTVSFSPRVLYNNPVKKQFLLVALVAPLFFSACATIPISGRRSFNIVPEDQEMALGIDAYKDIVTQSKRSTDPVATAMVQRVGERIARVSHRPDYAWEYILIDDPKNQNAFCLPGGKVAVYTGILPITKTETGLAVVLGHEIAHAIAKHGAERMSQQLLINLGGESLEIALRKKPTETRQAALQAFGLGATFGAVLPFGRNQESEADRMGLIYMAQAGYDPREALAFWQRMDAASSGQAPPQFMSTHPSHETRVRDLEKWLPEAEQIFQTSPH, from the coding sequence ATGGGCGCGCCGCCCACCGTTTCGTTCTCTCCGCGCGTTTTATACAATAACCCTGTGAAAAAACAATTTCTTCTTGTGGCACTGGTGGCTCCTCTCTTTTTTTCGGCCTGCGCGACCATCCCCATTTCCGGCCGCCGATCGTTTAACATTGTCCCTGAAGACCAAGAAATGGCCCTGGGGATAGACGCCTACAAAGACATCGTGACCCAATCGAAGCGGTCCACCGATCCCGTGGCCACGGCCATGGTTCAGCGCGTGGGCGAACGGATCGCCCGGGTCTCCCATCGTCCGGATTACGCCTGGGAATATATTCTTATCGATGACCCAAAAAACCAAAACGCTTTTTGCCTTCCTGGCGGGAAAGTCGCCGTTTACACGGGAATCCTTCCCATCACCAAAACCGAAACCGGTCTGGCTGTCGTTCTGGGCCACGAGATCGCCCACGCCATCGCCAAACACGGGGCGGAACGAATGTCCCAACAACTTTTGATCAACCTGGGCGGCGAATCACTGGAAATCGCCCTGCGAAAGAAACCCACCGAAACCCGGCAAGCGGCCCTCCAGGCCTTTGGCCTGGGCGCCACTTTCGGAGCCGTTTTGCCTTTCGGTAGGAACCAAGAATCCGAAGCCGACCGAATGGGATTGATTTACATGGCCCAAGCGGGTTACGATCCTCGGGAAGCCCTAGCCTTCTGGCAACGCATGGACGCCGCTTCAAGCGGCCAGGCCCCACCCCAATTCATGTCCACCCACCCCAGCCACGAAACCCGCGTCCGAGATCTTGAGAAATGGTTACCGGAAGCGGAACAAATCTTCCAAACCAGCCCCCACTAA
- a CDS encoding YihY/virulence factor BrkB family protein, producing the protein MGFSSLPGGLLNWTLRAFKLIRITVRHWQEDHCSLIAAGLAYYTIISLIPLFILALAISGKILGPAASMNQLAPVLEGMMGEQIARPLEMLVVQASQKQLRGATVASLAILLWVASIMFSNLQRALNMVWECSPKQGVGGALVTRLTSFGMVMGVGFLVVFFASLNAGLGLVRSFLDPWAPFLEQFPFWWAMNLGLFLAALMLFWGMVYKFLPALKLRWRDVWVGSFVTSILVTVGVYGVGFYFSVIKFWSIFGAATSLMLVLIWIYFTAQIFLLGAEFTWAWAHRKELLDGSVVPPRPGDRGSTGHPRG; encoded by the coding sequence ATGGGTTTTTCATCTCTCCCTGGCGGTTTGTTGAATTGGACACTTCGCGCCTTTAAACTGATTCGAATTACGGTTCGACATTGGCAGGAAGATCATTGTTCCCTGATCGCCGCCGGTTTGGCCTATTACACCATCATTTCGCTTATACCTCTCTTTATTCTTGCGCTCGCCATCAGCGGGAAGATATTAGGGCCCGCCGCCTCCATGAACCAATTGGCTCCCGTTTTGGAAGGCATGATGGGAGAACAAATCGCGCGGCCTTTAGAAATGCTGGTGGTGCAGGCCTCTCAGAAACAGTTGCGCGGGGCCACGGTGGCCAGTTTGGCGATTCTCTTGTGGGTAGCTTCCATTATGTTTAGTAATCTTCAGCGCGCGCTCAACATGGTTTGGGAATGTTCGCCGAAACAGGGCGTCGGGGGGGCCCTGGTGACCCGGTTAACCTCTTTTGGTATGGTCATGGGCGTTGGTTTTTTGGTGGTGTTCTTTGCGAGTTTGAACGCGGGCTTGGGTTTGGTGCGAAGTTTTTTGGATCCGTGGGCCCCGTTCCTTGAACAATTCCCTTTTTGGTGGGCCATGAACCTTGGCCTATTTCTGGCGGCGCTCATGCTTTTTTGGGGGATGGTTTATAAGTTTCTCCCCGCTCTAAAACTTCGATGGCGGGATGTGTGGGTGGGATCGTTCGTTACGTCAATCTTGGTGACGGTGGGTGTTTATGGGGTAGGTTTTTATTTCAGCGTGATTAAATTTTGGTCCATTTTTGGGGCGGCCACATCCCTGATGCTGGTGTTGATCTGGATTTATTTCACCGCACAAATCTTTCTGTTGGGCGCCGAATTTACGTGGGCGTGGGCCCATCGGAAAGAGCTGTTGGACGGATCCGTCGTTCCACCACGACCAGGAGACCGAGGGTCCACAGGACACCCCAGAGGGTAA
- a CDS encoding glycogen/starch/alpha-glucan phosphorylase — MKTPTDLPLPAEQPPRRILEVAMEMALTPEILSSIEKRFGLEAAQAAGMSTSVGGIGPLLRERVIAQEELGARVVGVSLLYNTVWSQAWHDWNHLILERIPAGRYLREVLKDAGFKLDLPLFDGRTISLKVWKAAYGTGVVYFLDCPEIGDVVYPCSEDAPANTNDTNAWAERQRLLHSWVVGRGALAVAKAIGFKPDVVVLSETPTLFGHPKLVNDELAGDPLFETSITVFNDHTPLEYAHPIWPKETLDLTRMNPALYGPFLKDGRIDITQMLVAVSDGAFGVAEKHARVMRAMPSLRPQAAKIQHVTNGVSVAYWQNPIFTKSETLSDEALIAAKEKLKEEFMEWLWRRALMWPHWAKQARHAPIALWTRRITSYKRLDILERMFHDPVRRKKFLDTGVVLVVGGRIYQRDNVSEKMVYGLVEFLNRDEELGERVVFLHNFNIWEAPRLFYGTDGAIMLSDDGREASATGFMKAQMNGAAVIANPDGAVPEFVFIEGSAPAGRQPNGFGVSYSNGQPDPDSFLLGLKQFSATYRDPARRAAMIRAALAVTPQVSVTRTAREMATYFESLLG, encoded by the coding sequence ATGAAGACACCAACAGACCTCCCCCTTCCCGCGGAACAACCCCCGCGCCGAATTTTGGAAGTGGCCATGGAAATGGCCCTCACTCCCGAAATTCTCTCTTCCATCGAGAAACGTTTTGGCCTGGAAGCCGCTCAAGCGGCAGGGATGTCCACCTCTGTGGGCGGGATTGGCCCTCTTCTTCGGGAACGGGTCATCGCTCAGGAGGAGTTGGGCGCCCGGGTGGTGGGGGTTTCGCTCCTCTACAACACCGTCTGGAGCCAAGCCTGGCACGACTGGAACCATTTGATTTTGGAACGAATCCCGGCGGGCCGGTACCTTCGAGAGGTTTTGAAGGACGCTGGGTTCAAACTGGATTTACCTCTCTTTGACGGCCGCACCATTTCGCTCAAGGTGTGGAAAGCCGCCTACGGGACTGGAGTGGTCTATTTCTTGGATTGCCCTGAAATAGGCGATGTGGTTTATCCCTGCTCCGAAGACGCCCCGGCCAACACAAACGACACCAACGCCTGGGCGGAACGTCAAAGACTTCTGCACAGTTGGGTGGTGGGACGAGGGGCCTTAGCCGTCGCCAAGGCCATTGGATTTAAGCCGGACGTGGTCGTCTTGAGCGAAACCCCAACGCTTTTTGGTCATCCCAAATTGGTCAACGACGAACTGGCGGGGGACCCGCTGTTTGAAACCTCGATCACCGTATTTAACGATCACACCCCATTGGAATACGCGCACCCCATCTGGCCAAAGGAAACCCTCGATCTGACGCGCATGAACCCCGCGTTGTATGGGCCCTTCCTGAAAGACGGTCGCATCGACATCACCCAAATGCTGGTGGCGGTTTCGGACGGGGCTTTCGGCGTGGCGGAGAAGCACGCTCGGGTCATGCGCGCCATGCCTTCCCTCCGCCCCCAGGCCGCGAAGATTCAACACGTCACCAATGGCGTCAGCGTCGCCTATTGGCAAAATCCCATTTTCACAAAGAGTGAGACCCTGTCGGACGAAGCCTTGATCGCCGCCAAAGAAAAATTGAAAGAAGAATTCATGGAATGGCTTTGGCGCCGAGCGTTGATGTGGCCCCATTGGGCCAAACAAGCGCGCCATGCCCCTATCGCTCTCTGGACACGCCGGATCACCAGTTACAAACGGTTGGACATTTTGGAACGCATGTTCCACGACCCCGTACGCCGCAAAAAGTTTTTGGATACCGGCGTCGTTTTGGTTGTGGGCGGGCGAATTTATCAGCGGGACAATGTCTCTGAAAAAATGGTTTATGGGCTCGTGGAATTCCTGAACCGAGACGAAGAGTTGGGCGAACGGGTGGTCTTCTTGCACAACTTTAATATCTGGGAAGCCCCGCGGCTTTTCTACGGGACAGACGGAGCCATCATGCTTTCAGACGACGGCCGGGAAGCCTCGGCCACTGGCTTTATGAAAGCCCAAATGAACGGCGCGGCCGTTATTGCAAACCCGGACGGCGCTGTCCCTGAATTCGTTTTCATTGAAGGTTCCGCTCCCGCGGGCCGCCAACCCAATGGGTTCGGCGTCAGCTATTCCAACGGCCAACCGGACCCCGACTCATTTTTACTCGGCCTTAAACAGTTCAGCGCCACCTATCGCGATCCGGCCCGCCGGGCCGCCATGATCCGCGCCGCTCTCGCGGTCACACCGCAGGTCAGCGTCACTCGCACCGCCCGCGAAATGGCAACTTACTTCGAATCGCTCTTGGGTTGA
- a CDS encoding sigma-70 family RNA polymerase sigma factor → MESGNFSSSAGSKLEGRDFEPLFRQHGARIYALSVRLCGNRSDGEDLAQETFLTAYRRLGQFRGEADFGSWVYRICVNLWKNRVRYEKRRSFWKHISLFGGNKDDDDPRPMEIADPKDRTDAPAELAERHRHVREAMAGLDPHERAALTLREMEDKTYEEIADLLGLPLGTVKSRIARARATLKEQLAPLLRDL, encoded by the coding sequence GTGGAATCAGGGAACTTTTCAAGCTCAGCAGGGTCTAAACTTGAAGGAAGGGACTTCGAACCCCTCTTTCGTCAACACGGCGCGCGTATTTACGCCCTATCGGTTCGGCTCTGCGGGAACAGGTCCGATGGGGAAGACCTCGCCCAGGAAACGTTTCTGACAGCTTACCGGCGCCTTGGCCAGTTCCGCGGGGAAGCGGATTTCGGATCCTGGGTCTATCGAATTTGTGTCAATCTATGGAAGAACCGTGTGCGTTATGAAAAACGCCGCTCTTTTTGGAAACATATCTCACTCTTTGGCGGGAATAAGGACGATGACGATCCCCGTCCCATGGAAATCGCCGACCCCAAAGACCGGACAGACGCCCCTGCCGAATTGGCGGAACGCCATCGGCACGTCCGGGAAGCCATGGCCGGGCTGGATCCCCATGAGAGGGCGGCCCTCACGCTTCGGGAAATGGAAGACAAAACCTACGAGGAAATCGCCGATCTCTTGGGCCTCCCCCTAGGAACGGTAAAATCCCGGATCGCCCGAGCCCGTGCGACGTTAAAGGAACAGTTGGCACCCTTATTGAGGGACCTATGA
- the mnmA gene encoding tRNA 2-thiouridine(34) synthase MnmA, giving the protein MNILVAMSGGVDSSVAAALLKEQGHRVIGATLKLLRQETGFGCCGSTRDIDDARAVCAGLGVPHYVLDFANTFQKNILDPFVDSYLSGETPNPCIACNRFVKFDALLKKAVALGADAVATGHYAQIEVGESGGKAMRFLCRGKDPNKDQSYVLYHLGQAELAQLQFPIGGMTKPEVRDAARRFNLKTAAKDESMEICFVPGADTAGFVKFRAGETQRAAPSLSPGPIKSVEGRVLGEHRGVAYYTRGQRSGLGISLGRPVYVVDLDPVTNTMIVGEDDDTAVGEVEVREVVWSLGVPPPEPVHVSVQIRSRHVAAEALVTPIPLGVLVRFNEPQRAVAPGQAAVFYEGDRVIGGGTLCRAVSGQRHVAGSQG; this is encoded by the coding sequence ATGAACATCTTGGTGGCCATGTCCGGTGGGGTGGACTCTTCCGTAGCGGCGGCGCTCCTGAAAGAGCAAGGCCACCGGGTGATCGGAGCCACGTTAAAACTTCTGCGTCAGGAAACCGGGTTTGGGTGTTGCGGCTCCACCCGTGACATCGATGACGCCCGCGCCGTGTGCGCGGGGTTGGGGGTTCCCCACTACGTTCTGGATTTCGCCAACACATTTCAGAAGAATATTTTGGATCCCTTCGTCGATTCTTATTTGTCTGGGGAAACGCCGAACCCCTGTATCGCGTGCAATCGGTTTGTTAAATTTGACGCGCTCTTGAAAAAGGCGGTGGCGTTAGGGGCCGATGCGGTGGCCACAGGCCATTACGCGCAAATCGAGGTGGGCGAATCGGGAGGGAAAGCGATGCGCTTTCTTTGTCGAGGCAAGGATCCCAATAAAGATCAATCCTACGTGCTCTACCATTTGGGTCAGGCGGAATTGGCCCAACTCCAATTTCCCATAGGCGGGATGACCAAACCCGAAGTTCGAGACGCGGCTCGCCGGTTTAATTTAAAGACCGCGGCGAAAGACGAGAGTATGGAAATCTGTTTTGTGCCTGGGGCGGACACGGCGGGTTTTGTGAAATTCCGAGCGGGGGAAACGCAACGGGCGGCCCCTTCCCTTTCACCGGGGCCCATCAAATCTGTGGAAGGTCGTGTGTTGGGGGAGCACCGGGGTGTGGCCTACTACACGCGGGGTCAACGAAGTGGGTTAGGGATATCTCTTGGTCGACCGGTCTATGTGGTGGATCTGGATCCCGTCACAAATACCATGATCGTGGGGGAAGACGACGATACGGCGGTGGGCGAAGTGGAGGTGAGGGAAGTCGTTTGGTCTTTGGGCGTTCCTCCTCCCGAGCCAGTTCATGTTTCGGTTCAGATTCGGTCCCGCCATGTGGCGGCGGAGGCTCTGGTGACGCCGATCCCATTGGGCGTGCTTGTTCGGTTCAATGAGCCGCAACGGGCGGTGGCGCCGGGGCAAGCGGCGGTGTTTTACGAAGGAGATCGTGTGATCGGTGGGGGAACGTTGTGTCGGGCGGTTTCAGGTCAACGGCACGTGGCGGGGAGTCAAGGTTGA
- a CDS encoding iron-sulfur cluster assembly scaffold protein — protein MYSPKVMDHFQNPRNVGDMPDADAVGKAGSPTCGDILRLYLKFENGRVSRATFKTFGCGAAIATSSILTEMVKGKTESELKAITNVQVAEALGGLPPIKMHCSVLAEQALKSALDSR, from the coding sequence ATGTATTCCCCTAAAGTCATGGACCATTTTCAAAACCCACGGAACGTGGGAGACATGCCGGACGCCGACGCGGTGGGCAAAGCCGGCAGTCCCACCTGCGGCGATATTTTGCGGTTGTATCTTAAATTCGAAAACGGGCGGGTTTCCCGGGCCACGTTTAAAACCTTTGGATGCGGGGCCGCCATTGCCACCTCCTCTATTTTGACGGAAATGGTGAAGGGAAAGACGGAGTCGGAATTAAAGGCCATCACCAATGTTCAGGTGGCCGAGGCCTTGGGCGGTTTGCCGCCCATTAAAATGCATTGTTCGGTGTTGGCGGAACAGGCCCTTAAATCCGCCTTGGACAGTCGATGA
- a CDS encoding VTT domain-containing protein, whose protein sequence is MIGHVTQWILEALRTNGGWSVFVGVLIEQVIVPIPSPAIIMGAGFILIPAEASWAAAFLKASLEIVLPGVVASTIGAIGMYYLGHYGGKVFVDKFQKFLGFQWSDVEDIGRHFSRRGEEISLFFLRAVPVVPLSLISMAGGILKIPLGLFIVWSVLGTIVRCYLLSFLGWQMGGKALELAHGVDRFESLISIVIAGSVVGGILYIRRRVRKGLSDHQPKSDSK, encoded by the coding sequence ATGATCGGACATGTGACCCAATGGATTTTGGAAGCCCTCCGTACGAACGGCGGGTGGAGCGTTTTTGTGGGAGTTCTCATCGAGCAGGTGATCGTGCCTATTCCGTCCCCCGCGATCATTATGGGCGCCGGGTTCATTTTGATCCCCGCGGAGGCCTCTTGGGCGGCGGCGTTTTTAAAGGCGTCGCTTGAAATCGTTCTTCCCGGGGTGGTGGCCTCGACCATTGGGGCCATCGGTATGTATTATCTCGGCCACTACGGGGGCAAGGTCTTTGTGGATAAGTTTCAGAAGTTCCTGGGGTTTCAATGGTCGGATGTGGAAGACATCGGTCGCCACTTCTCGCGCCGGGGAGAAGAAATCTCCCTTTTCTTTTTGCGGGCGGTACCTGTTGTGCCTTTGTCCCTCATCTCGATGGCGGGCGGAATTTTAAAAATCCCGCTGGGTCTCTTCATCGTTTGGTCTGTTTTAGGGACCATTGTGCGCTGTTATCTGTTGTCTTTTTTGGGATGGCAGATGGGGGGGAAAGCGTTGGAGTTGGCTCACGGGGTGGACCGTTTTGAAAGTCTGATTTCCATCGTGATTGCGGGAAGCGTGGTGGGGGGGATCCTTTACATTCGCCGCCGGGTGAGAAAGGGTTTATCGGATCATCAACCCAAGAGCGATTCGAAGTAA
- a CDS encoding 2,3-bisphosphoglycerate-dependent phosphoglycerate mutase, whose translation MGKLVLVRHGQSQWNLDNRFTGWVDVPLTETGEKEARRAGNHLKGIKFNQAFTSVLQRAQKTLGIILDVIGQKDLPIEKNQALNERHYGALQGLNKEETTKKFGADQVKIWRRSYDVPPPNEKTDMNPEGISESLKDTAARTLPYFYSAILPRVKNGETILVAAHGNSLRSIVMDLDKLTKEQVLELNLDTGVPIVYELDERGRVEKKTVLK comes from the coding sequence ATGGGAAAACTGGTGTTGGTTCGTCACGGACAGTCGCAATGGAATTTGGATAACCGATTTACAGGGTGGGTGGATGTCCCCCTGACCGAAACGGGAGAGAAAGAAGCCCGTCGGGCGGGAAATCATTTGAAGGGAATAAAATTCAACCAAGCGTTTACGTCGGTTCTTCAGCGGGCCCAGAAGACTTTAGGGATAATCTTGGATGTGATTGGACAAAAGGATCTGCCCATTGAAAAAAATCAAGCGCTCAATGAGCGGCATTATGGCGCTCTGCAAGGACTGAACAAGGAAGAAACCACGAAAAAATTTGGGGCGGACCAAGTCAAAATTTGGCGTCGGAGTTACGATGTGCCCCCCCCGAATGAGAAAACCGATATGAACCCGGAAGGAATCTCGGAAAGCCTGAAAGACACGGCCGCCCGAACCTTGCCCTACTTTTACAGTGCCATCCTTCCTCGGGTGAAGAATGGGGAAACCATTTTGGTGGCGGCTCACGGCAACAGTTTGCGGTCTATCGTTATGGATCTCGACAAACTGACGAAAGAGCAAGTGTTGGAATTGAACCTCGATACGGGTGTGCCCATCGTCTACGAATTAGACGAACGCGGGCGTGTGGAGAAGAAGACCGTTCTGAAGTAG
- a CDS encoding protease complex subunit PrcB family protein, whose protein sequence is MNHITDEQLSAFLDDALAPGERASIVRALAGLPKLQKELADLKQLKSLLRSGPLPEPPEQFFTNVLKKVKHRPRPWGTWTFSFLGAAAAALLMVYVVHDSKPTLSLEKEEKQVPATAMLQSTMDFQEMAQRESLVSNQILSKDVHSPKEKLLERKTAWDKSTFRGQDASLLPLQEAEDLVLEKDMARKGLNTRETLQTPQPASMAPAPSSKKDVDLGIARGKPSDLSLKNKQALSLKDGSPLETSAQEWAGEYSGITIPREVVVRDAKSWAELWAEHQSPMGTPAPTPEINFNNYRVVGIFLGDRGSSGYSVRILGMHKENNEWIITYQETKPNTSGGIGFLTVMTQPYHIKVIPQSNTPVRFIEK, encoded by the coding sequence ATGAACCACATCACAGACGAACAGCTCTCCGCCTTTCTCGATGACGCCCTTGCTCCAGGGGAAAGGGCCTCTATTGTGCGTGCCCTCGCTGGGTTACCCAAACTCCAAAAGGAGCTGGCCGACCTCAAACAACTGAAAAGCCTCCTGCGATCGGGCCCCCTCCCCGAACCACCTGAACAGTTTTTTACCAACGTCCTGAAAAAAGTGAAACATCGCCCGCGCCCATGGGGAACATGGACATTCTCTTTCCTCGGGGCGGCAGCGGCCGCCCTCCTTATGGTTTATGTCGTCCACGATTCAAAGCCCACGTTGTCCTTAGAAAAGGAAGAAAAACAGGTTCCCGCCACCGCCATGCTGCAGAGCACCATGGATTTTCAGGAAATGGCCCAAAGGGAATCCCTTGTGTCCAATCAAATTCTTTCCAAGGATGTCCATTCACCGAAAGAAAAACTCCTGGAAAGAAAAACAGCATGGGACAAATCTACTTTTCGCGGACAAGATGCTTCACTATTACCCCTGCAAGAGGCGGAAGACTTGGTATTGGAAAAGGACATGGCTAGAAAGGGACTTAACACCAGAGAGACTCTCCAAACGCCTCAACCAGCGTCCATGGCGCCCGCCCCCTCTTCAAAAAAAGACGTCGATCTTGGGATCGCCAGAGGAAAGCCGAGTGATCTTTCTCTCAAAAACAAACAGGCGCTCTCCCTAAAAGACGGTTCACCGCTCGAGACGTCCGCTCAAGAGTGGGCAGGAGAATACAGCGGCATCACCATTCCCCGCGAAGTCGTCGTTAGGGACGCCAAATCTTGGGCCGAACTATGGGCCGAACACCAGTCCCCCATGGGAACACCTGCCCCCACCCCTGAAATCAATTTCAATAACTATAGGGTTGTTGGAATTTTCCTAGGTGACCGAGGATCCAGCGGTTACAGTGTCCGAATACTTGGTATGCATAAGGAAAACAACGAATGGATCATCACTTACCAAGAAACGAAACCCAATACGTCCGGTGGCATAGGATTTTTAACCGTCATGACCCAACCCTACCACATCAAAGTCATCCCCCAATCCAACACTCCCGTTCGGTTCATAGAAAAATAA
- the thiO gene encoding glycine oxidase ThiO, giving the protein MNHSFDVVVVGGGVIGCSTAFHLARKGAKVMVVDKRAIGGHALSLTAGILAAQMEAEAPDAFFDLRRASRALFPSLVDEIIETSGMDPEFEVSGVWHAAASEQDKIILLEKKRWQEERALSVEWVEPDVLKGVHPGIGENRGALFCPSDAQIESGQWVQALAEASRRKGVRFLDHVPPPLELVRDRRRVAGVRTKDDLISCDQVVLAAGAWTSFLLDQLRISLPLEPVKGELMVLAGVPRAFRGPVYATSGYVVPHPDGRLVIGATEERVGFNAQPTLEAQRNLADWAALWCPGLSGLPVVEFQAGLRPGTADSWPIMGRLWDYDNLFISAGHFKSGILLSPFAGQFMADGILDGRWDPLGAPFSPERFHGKGGK; this is encoded by the coding sequence TTGAACCATTCCTTTGATGTGGTGGTGGTGGGCGGTGGGGTGATTGGGTGTTCCACCGCTTTCCATTTGGCACGGAAAGGCGCGAAAGTGATGGTGGTGGATAAGCGTGCCATTGGCGGTCATGCCTTGTCTTTGACGGCGGGTATTTTGGCCGCCCAAATGGAAGCGGAGGCCCCCGACGCCTTTTTCGATCTGCGGCGGGCGAGCCGGGCCCTTTTCCCTTCTTTGGTGGACGAAATCATCGAAACCTCCGGCATGGACCCGGAGTTTGAAGTGAGCGGTGTTTGGCACGCGGCCGCTTCCGAGCAGGACAAAATAATCCTTTTGGAAAAAAAACGCTGGCAGGAGGAACGGGCTCTCTCCGTGGAATGGGTAGAGCCTGATGTCCTTAAGGGAGTTCACCCTGGGATCGGCGAAAATAGGGGGGCTCTGTTTTGCCCCTCCGATGCTCAAATTGAATCCGGACAATGGGTGCAGGCTCTGGCCGAGGCTTCCCGGCGGAAAGGGGTGCGGTTTCTGGATCACGTTCCCCCTCCTCTGGAATTGGTGCGTGATCGCCGGCGGGTGGCTGGGGTGCGAACCAAGGATGATTTGATCTCGTGCGATCAAGTGGTTTTGGCGGCGGGGGCCTGGACATCGTTTCTCTTGGACCAACTGCGGATTTCTCTTCCGCTGGAACCCGTGAAAGGAGAACTGATGGTTTTGGCGGGCGTTCCCCGGGCTTTTCGAGGCCCCGTGTATGCCACGTCGGGGTATGTGGTTCCCCACCCCGATGGGCGATTGGTGATCGGAGCCACGGAAGAACGGGTGGGTTTTAACGCTCAGCCGACCTTGGAGGCCCAGCGCAACTTGGCGGACTGGGCCGCGCTTTGGTGTCCGGGGTTGAGTGGGTTGCCTGTGGTGGAATTTCAAGCGGGATTGCGTCCGGGAACGGCGGATTCTTGGCCGATCATGGGCCGGTTGTGGGACTACGATAACCTTTTTATATCGGCCGGTCATTTCAAGTCGGGGATCTTACTTTCTCCTTTCGCGGGCCAATTTATGGCGGACGGAATTTTGGATGGACGTTGGGATCCCTTGGGAGCGCCTTTTTCTCCGGAACGGTTTCACGGCAAGGGGGGGAAATGA
- a CDS encoding tyrosine--tRNA ligase, with product MISLLESLLRGAVQVFSRQELETKVSQNRPLRVKYGVDPTAPDLHLGHTVSLNRLRSFQDAGHTAVLIIGDYTARIGDPSGRSETRPPLTVEAVAANAETYLAQVFKVLDKTRTEVRWNSEWLMPLFANTDADPSRRILSLMGKHTLQQLTERDDFQKRLASNTPISLLELLYPLMQGYDSVAVKADVEMGGTDQLFNLLMGREIQKDFGQTSQVVLTLPLLEGTDGVRKMSKSYGNAITLSDAPGDMFGKVLSLSDDMMWKYFELLTDQDVPALQAGHPMEAKKKLGEVLVDRFHGPSAGAAARAEFEKVFSKREVPQDIVEHVLSRSPQRLSEILVESKVAPSKNEARRLIQQGAVELAGERVPDDRDITVHGPLLLKVGKRQFRRLVSPAS from the coding sequence ATGATCTCTTTATTGGAATCTCTCCTGCGGGGAGCCGTTCAGGTTTTCTCGCGTCAGGAACTGGAGACAAAAGTTTCTCAAAACCGACCGCTCCGGGTGAAATACGGGGTGGACCCCACCGCGCCGGACCTCCACCTGGGACACACGGTTTCCTTAAACAGGCTTCGATCGTTTCAAGACGCCGGGCATACGGCGGTCCTCATTATCGGTGATTACACGGCGCGGATCGGTGATCCGTCCGGCCGTTCCGAAACACGTCCCCCCCTGACGGTTGAAGCGGTGGCGGCCAACGCCGAAACCTATTTGGCCCAGGTGTTCAAGGTGTTGGACAAAACGCGAACGGAGGTTCGCTGGAATTCAGAATGGTTAATGCCCCTTTTCGCCAACACCGACGCCGATCCCTCCCGACGAATTTTGAGCTTGATGGGGAAGCACACCCTCCAGCAACTGACCGAGCGGGATGATTTTCAAAAACGCTTAGCGTCCAACACGCCCATTTCGCTCCTGGAACTCCTTTACCCCCTGATGCAGGGATACGATTCCGTGGCGGTGAAGGCCGACGTGGAAATGGGGGGGACAGACCAGCTGTTCAATCTTCTAATGGGTCGAGAAATTCAGAAAGATTTCGGACAAACGTCCCAGGTGGTTCTGACACTCCCTCTTTTGGAAGGGACGGACGGAGTGCGAAAGATGTCCAAATCCTATGGGAACGCCATTACGTTAAGCGATGCGCCGGGGGACATGTTTGGAAAGGTCCTTTCTCTCTCGGACGACATGATGTGGAAATACTTTGAACTCCTCACGGATCAAGATGTTCCAGCGCTCCAAGCGGGTCATCCCATGGAGGCCAAAAAGAAATTGGGAGAGGTTTTGGTGGACCGATTTCACGGCCCGTCGGCCGGTGCGGCGGCCCGGGCGGAGTTTGAAAAGGTCTTTTCAAAACGGGAGGTGCCTCAAGATATTGTGGAGCATGTGCTCAGTCGATCGCCGCAACGTCTTTCGGAAATTCTGGTGGAATCGAAGGTGGCTCCCTCTAAAAACGAGGCCCGTCGCTTGATTCAACAGGGCGCCGTGGAATTGGCCGGGGAGCGTGTTCCCGATGACAGGGACATCACGGTCCATGGGCCGTTGCTTCTCAAAGTGGGCAAGCGTCAGTTTCGGCGATTGGTTTCGCCGGCCTCCTAA